Proteins encoded together in one Styela clava chromosome 12, kaStyClav1.hap1.2, whole genome shotgun sequence window:
- the LOC120329558 gene encoding uncharacterized protein LOC120329558, whose protein sequence is MSFFSCNFEGGKIPDFLSWKIGEKPDGVKVQTGSLQIEPNYKTDFWRNTYYEPLLQAYNGHVLGLEMSEQNFVAETRFAFNASIKFDHAGIFIGVDHTTWLKAGVELVDGKTWQSVVVTRNDYSDWSKARLPWPDNTDICLKVYRQGCSYVIEVSDNDGKSYDFVRIAHMPTTGPVTAGIMCCRPSSVEGAGAGIAPKGVCVDFKYFNILENKGYDHSA, encoded by the exons ATGTCATTCTTCAGCTGCAATTTCGAAGGTGGTAAAATACCTGATTTTCTGTCATGGAAAATTGGCGAAAAGCCAGATGGGGTGAAAGTCCAAACTGGAAG TCTACAGATTGAACCAAACTATAAAACAGACTTTTGGAGAAACACCTATTATGAACCTTTACTGCAAGCATACAATGGTCATGTTCTTGGTCTGGAAATGTCTGAACAAAACTTTGTTGCAGAAACCAGATTTGCCTTTAATGCCTCG ATCAAATTTGACCACGCTGGTATTTTTATTGGAGTGGATCACACCACATGGTTGAAAGCTGGTGTTGAACTTGTGGACGGCAAGACATGGCAAAGTGTGGTTGTAACAAGAAATGATTACTCTGATTGGTCAAAAGCAAGGTTACCATGGCCCGATAATACTGATATCTGCCTTAAAGTATATAG GCAGGGATGCAGCTATGTTATTGAAGTAAGTGACAATGATGGAAAGAGTTATGATTTTGTTCGGATTGCCCATATGCCTACCACAG GTCCAGTTACAGCTGGAATAATGTGTTGTCGACCATCATCAGTTGAAGGTGCAGGAGCTGGCATTGCACCCAAAGGAGTTTGTGTCGATTTTAAATACTTTAATATACTTGAAAACAAAGGTTACGATCATTCAGCTTAA